The following is a genomic window from Patagioenas fasciata isolate bPatFas1 chromosome 1, bPatFas1.hap1, whole genome shotgun sequence.
ctttgaaggtcccttctaacccaacctgttctatgactctatgataaaATGTGTTGTTAATGGGGTCCCCTCCTGTCTGCCCCCCTTTGGAGGTATAAAGTGGTCTGGAAAGCTGTTGAAGATGCCCAGATCAAGGTCTTCTGGAGCATAGTGAGAGAGGTCTGTGCTGTAACATTCCATGGGCTAATCCCTGCACCCATCATCATGACTATAAAAAAGCCAAAAAGGGAATAGGCAGGTggtaggagaagagaaaaaatgaacCAAGGGACCACCAAGAAAAATCCCTTTTTGATTGCATTTGCCATAAAAGACCCTAAAAATTAGCTTAATAGGAAACAATGGTATCTCCCCCCAGAAGATTTTGACGTGCATAAGGATAAAATGTTAAGATGCCTCTGGGACTTGACTTGTAAAATAAAAACCTGTTTGGGCTATTTTCATGTGAGTGTTTTTACATCTTTACAGAACCGCATTTTTCCCTGCTCTCTCTAACAGCATCCCTTTTGTGTTCCTGCTCCCTCATCCCTGTCATTAGCCGCTATCTCTGTAGCCCTGCGGCCAGCTGGAACAGAGCCAccacatttaaaatacatttagatGTCCTCTCCGGGAGAGAAAAATTAAGAAGGGAAAAAGGCATCCATGGGAGGAGGATCCCACCAGGAAGAACCGGCCAATCTGCAGACACATTATGtgcattttacatttatttcctcTGTTAATGTAATGCAGAAAAGGGGCTGCTATGGCTTGTGTTACACCTGCAAATGTTGAGACACCAGGCTCAAGAGCTGGCAGATGGATTTTGATGAACATGAGTGTAACTACACATGACCTTAAAACTTGTCCTAAGAGGTGTCTGCAGCTCAACATGGGACTATCtcaccatcctctcctcccacagCCATCACTATCTCTCACATCTGAGAACAAGGAGTATTTCTTTACAGGTGCCTTTTGAAACTCATCCCCTCCTGCCTTAATATCTCGGTTCTCTAAATCCTCACTCAATCTTACTTCCCCTGGACCCTCCCCTGGCAGGTTCACAATCACCAGTGTCACCCAAATCGGGATAAATGGACACCTGCAATACACATTTTCCTAttctcagtagaaaaaaaaaaagatcatttaaGACCTTGACATATTTTTCATCCTTTGCTGGGATAAAAAGGCCAAATCTGCTGCAAAATGAAATTAGATGAAGAAGAAGACACGCCTCCCTCCTCCTTAAGAGGATTTCAGCACATGGAAAATGTTTTACTTGGCAAATCTGTAATGAATTCAGTTTGGTTTTGACACATCCTGTTAATTTCATGCAATTCCTATAAAACTAATCTTCAAATAACCTCCACAATTTTTTCATTGCAAAGCAGAATGACAAAAACAAAGAGATCTTTTTCAGGACACAAATTTGTCAAAATccataaaaacccacaaaaactttGCTTCCACTCAAATGACATTTTCCCTCAGAAACCAGTTTCAATGCATCCTTTTTTTCCCTACAGTCCTCAGTGATCCATAAACATCTTCACTTGCTAATTACTGCTCCACCGCTGGGCCAGCAATGAACATCAACCTAGTGTTCCCACCACAGAGCTGTTGTAGAGCAGTCCAACCACTGATTTTGGTCCTAGTGGAGGATACAAAATCGTAACTGCCATAAAATATCAGAGGACAAAAAGCACACGCTTGCCTCACTCAACTGTCATCATCTCCTGATCAGGTCCACCAGTTAAATACAGATATATTGTCTACAGAGTTGAAGTTACAGATTAAATGGCCACTGCCAAAGGATATTTTCTGAAGTCTCCTCACGAAGCACTTCCTATGAATCAAAGGAATTCAAAAAGGATGTACCTTTTCTGCATTTGGATCATTTACTTCATTTCTGTTATTTCTGTCACACTTTCACTCATCGAACTTTTCAATACACAGTGGGAAGACCACTACATCCAACAGGAGTTAAGATGAAGACATTCCACAATAGTGTAGGTGCATGCATCTTGCAACTTGATTGAGTCTCAACCACAAAATAACACAAAGAGCGAAGAAGAATTATGAGAACTATCTGAAGAAAGCCAAGCATAGCAACTAATGACACCGCTGGAAAAATCCAGCATTTGTAACCACCTAACAAAAAATCTGGAAATGCAGCaaaattctggaaatacacaaTTATTTGGCTGTTGAAGGGTCTGCTGCCCACCTAGAGATGCTCAGACTGCTGAAACGTGGAATTGGTTTGTCTTGGAGGGAATTAAACAGGTCCTGGGAAGAGACAAGCGTGTCTGTTGGCTCTGAAAGTGACAGCACTGTGCCCAGTGGAGGTTTGGGTATGATGACCTCAAATCATGACTATTAATGGGATGAAGAAATTCCTCTGCAGAGACATGAGCAAGACAAACACACctggatttttaaaatgcagtggAAGAAAAATTCTAAAAATTTACCTTTGTAGTTTACAGGGTTTTTTAAGGTTGCCTGGGAGCCCTGGTCCTAATTGGGTTAACACCTGTCTGCTTAGAGGAGCCCTAAAGTAGAATAACAACTCATCAGCAGTGACTGCAAGAAGTGACTTAGAGAGACTCAAGACAGTAAAAAGCAGCTGCTTGATCACTACAAGTTCCTGAAGAGGTGAGTTGCCTAGGGAAATTCAAAAGGTATCTTGGTCCTGCCTATACAATGCAAAAAGTACCTGCAGCCTTGTCTTGGACACAACCACCACTAACAGACTTGAGCATCCATGGACCATACCGTATATTAGAGGCATCCTTTACCTGCATGTGCTACCTCACAAATTATTTGCCTCTTATTCATATGTGTTAGTctcttccccttttctctttAGAGCTCAGGGTGTAGTCAGCACTCGCTGCAGAAACCCTCACCTGTCCTGTGTCCCGTGTGACCCCACTTTCTCGTTCTTCATGCAGAAATCGGGCGAGCTCTGCAGGTAAATCAGCTCTGTCTCTTTAACCGGCCTGATATCAATATCCTTTGGCACAAGGTATTTGCGTGTGCCCATGGGCCGGTGAACGACCTTGGTGGCTGATAAATATTTGTTTTTGAGGTCCAGTGCAATGTCTCGCAGCTCTTGAAGGCCTTTCCAACAGGTCTTGATAGAGCATGACCCAGAAACTCCATGGCACTTACATTTCATTTCAAGAGAGGCTTTCAAGACCTGCAAAAAGGAATGCAGGAGTTAGGAAATGCCCTTCTCTTTCCTTCAAATATTCCATAAACTTGCTAAAGAAGGCACTTTTTTAGCAGTGGCTGTTATAGAGAAGGACTGCTGCTCTGATTTCTGCTCAGTCACTCTAGAGTAGCTGCTGTGCAAAGGGAATGAGATCCCACAGCTCCTTGGTGATCACTATCAGCCCAGGACTACGTTCACCAAGGCATCTTTGAAGTCAGCAGACACAAGAGGATTTTGAATTTCGATCAGATATCTACACAGGGCTCCATTTCGACCCCCTAAATTCCTAAGGAGCTGAAAATCAAAGCAATCCATAAATACATAATTAACATCCATGTCTGCCTCTAGCAGCTTTGGGCTTTAGGTAACAGGGATGTCAAGGCTCTGACAAATTCAGGGCACCCTCACCTTGCCTTTCTGTTGGCCATGGGGACAAAAGAGCATTTTACTTTGGTTCTGCACTACTCTGATTTCTGTAGGATGTGGCAGGATGCTGCCAGGAAGGGGTGAATGCACCAGCCGTAGCAATGTTACATCCCAAACAAAATTTTGCCCattgcaattaaaataaaaactaaggACATTacgaaaatattaacaataattaaaaaaaaaacagagtggGAATGGTGGAGAAAAACACCCAGGAGAGGCAAGTTCAGCGTGGTTGTGCTCTGCAAAGGTGAGTTCAGCCCACAGCTACACAGTCAGCTGCCAATTTGCTCAACACGCTTCAAGTTGTATCTGCTCTCACGCccaagcacaagcagccctggAAGGACTAAGCTGTGTGGTAGGACCAGCCTAGGAAACCCCTGTAGCCCCAGAGATAGGCGCAGGGCTCAGCTTTACAGTCCCACACCCATTTCTCCAGCTGCGATGGGGATTTGCACCTCCGTGTGCCCCAAACACAGCACGTGGTAAGTATTAACCCTCCCCTAGATGCAAGATGTTAAAAGCAGCTTCTGCCAGATATGGGAATCATCACTAGAAAAGtagtttgaaaaggaaaaatcagccCTCCTGTCTGCAGGGATGGCTGGGGGGCAGCTGCTGGACACATCTGGCAGATGATAATTGCTCCATGCTCGCACAGCATTTTGTCTGTGCAACGCCCTTGGCAGAGCACGACAGGACCCATCCCCACCACAGCTCCTGGGGTAAGCCAGCCAGAGCCATCCTTGGCTGTGGAAAGGGTGTCAGAGACATCCCACCCGCAGTTATATAGGGGTGATAATAATGTTCAGGACCTCCCGAGTCCCAGCATGAGTTATAGAGCCACAGTCTTCAGCAGGCCAAAGGAGTTCAGAGCAATCTGGGAGAAAACTGCCCCTTTCACTAGCTGATAGAGACACTGAACCTCACAGAGCGACCAACCACTACAGATGATTGTATAAGTACAATAACTCTTGTGGATTTGTTACCTGTCTCCCTACTTCACTGTTGTGTAGATGCATCAGTTTATTGGCTTGTGATCCTGATTTTTTCATCTTCATGGGAGCATCTGAAAATTTGGACCCCATGATAAGACCATAGTTGAGGTTGTCTGCACATCCTCCCCATCGATACCCAGGTCCAGGTGTCTCACCTGGGATGGGACCACAGGAACAGCCAGGGAGGTCCCCGGTGGTGCAGGCTCTGGCAATGGTGTGGCTGATGGCAGCAGCAGAAAGGGCATACACAAATGCTGACTCCCTTGTGCCTGGAAGAGACAAGAACTCCAGCTCAGCCTCCTAGGACAGCTGAATGCTCCCCAAAATGAGACCCACATAATCTGTACCCCACAGAACAGCAAACACACCAACTCACTGCAACTGAGACCTCCCATGGCATCACCAGCTTGGAATACATTTCCTAAGCGAGCTCTTTGACATGACACAACATCCCAACAGGGCAAAGACACACACAGATTTATACAACTTGCCCATTGTGGTGTGATCAGCTCTTGGAGCACATGAAGAAGCACCCCCATGGACTGTCCCATCTCCTTTTACCCTTGTGCTGGATGCTGCTTGCCAGCAGGTCATGGAGCTGGCAGTCATGGAGATGGGGGAGGTGATGGGAGGCCATAGTGCTGCAGCACAAGTGTGCAAGGATGCTCTGACCCATAGGAGAGCTGACTGCACAGCTTCACGCATAGCATGGGGTGACTGACAAGTCTGCAGGCTCTGAACAGCAGCTCCATGGCTGTGAGCAAGTGCACCATAACTCCTAATGGGATGAGCAGACCATATTGGAGGCAAGCAGGAGACAAGGTGTTGGACTCGAGAGCTCCTCAGCATGATTGGCACCATAATAATGAACATGGTCTCAGAGAACAGGAAAACCAGGTTATGTATcaggctgggagatgaagggatggagaacagccctgtggagaaggacttgtgggtgctggtgggtgaaaGATTGGCCATGAGCCGGCAAAgcgtgcttgcagcccagaaatccacccgtgtcctgggctgcatccccagcagcgtgagcagcaggtggagggaggggattctgcccctctgctccgctctggtgagacccccctgcagtgctggtccagctctgggtcctcagcacaggacacacacggacctgctggagaggggccagaggagccccaggaatgatgcgaggctggaacagctctgctgggaggacaggtgagagagttggggtgttcagctggagaacagaagcttcGGGGataccttagtgcggcctttctggacttaaaaggggacgataagaaagatggggacagacttttgagtagggcctgttgggacaggacaaggggtgatggttttaaactaaagaagggagattcaggccggacatgaggaagaaatgttttgtgatgagggtggtgagagcctgtcccaggttggccagagaggtggtggatgaaccatccctggagacatcccaggccaggctggacggggctctgagcaacctgagctggtgaagatgtccctgctcatggcaggggtggcactggatgagctgtgaagatcctttccagcccaaactattctatgattctatgtagtcCCTTCCCAAGACTCCTGGCAGCACAAcccttcccagccccagcacacacacacacaccccccactgACTCTACTCACTCATGTCCCCTGGTGAGTCAGTAGTGCTGTTTACCTCTCTCTAAGTCCAACAGGTAGTTAGGAGCCAGCTCAATGGAAGAGCAGTTCCACCGCATGTCTGAGAAAGTTTTACGACAGGTCTTTATCACTTCCCGTGCTGCCTGGATGATGGTCTGCATTAGCTCCAGGTTGCTGCGGCACAGCTGCA
Proteins encoded in this region:
- the WNT11 gene encoding LOW QUALITY PROTEIN: protein Wnt-11 (The sequence of the model RefSeq protein was modified relative to this genomic sequence to represent the inferred CDS: inserted 1 base in 1 codon; deleted 1 base in 1 codon) — encoded protein: MLPGRGYHPVRGARGAPALPAGGSAGRGALLAEPFVMLIRADITPHIKAEEAAYKAAPRAAPPEQPRSPRSPRPLRARAARAEVVHLQGGANTRTAGKYIVQKIRKAFYYYYFFFXRADFLQQVEKMKPSLRFFLAGFLSLILQTGLCYGIKWIALSKTPSALALNQTQHCKQLEGLVVSQVQLCRSNLELMQTIIQAAREVIKTCRKTFSDMRWNCSSIELAPNYLLDLERGTRESAFVYALSAAAISHTIARACTTGDLPGCSCGPIPGETPGPGYRWGGCADNLNYGLIMGSKFSDAPMKMKKSGSQANKLMHLHNSEVGRQVLKASLEMKCKCHGVSGSCSIKTCWKGLQELRDIALDLKNKYLSATKVVHRPMGTRKYLVPKDIDIRPVKETELIYLQSSPDFCMKNEKVGSHGTQDRQCNKTSNGSDSCDLMCCGRGYNPYMDKVVERCHCKYHWCCYVTCKKCERTVERYVCK